Genomic segment of Sinorhizobium meliloti:
GCATTATTTCGAAGCGGACGAGGCGTCCGATCTGGTCGCCGCCTTCAAGGCGATCGGCGAACGCGCTTCTGCACTGGCTTCCCGCCTGACGAAATGACCCGGGAGTCCGGCTGAAGTGCCGCCCGGTCCTGCCGGGCGGCCTTGATGTTCAACTGCTGCCGGAAGCGGGGGCTGACAAGCATCTGCTGTTTTAATCCTTTTAAAAACACCTGTTGCAAGCGCTTCGGATCGATGCATAAATTGCCCTTGAACCTGGTCGGTTCCGACCTGGGGCTTTCCGAAATGCAATAAGGGTATGACAGTTCTCATGATGACTCGGCTCTCAACCACCGAACTGCCGCAACCCGCCCTCAGATCCTCGGAACCCAGCCAGCTTGCAGTCGAGATCCTCGAGCGTCTGAAATACCGCATCGGCAAGGACCCGAAAGTCGCCAAGCCGCACGACTGGCTGACGGCCGCCATCCTCGTGGCGCGTGACCGCATCACCGACAAATGGATGGACTCCACCCGCAAGACCTATTCGACCGGCGCCAAACGCGTCTACTACATGTCGCTCGAATTCCTCATCGGCCGTATGATGCGCGACGCGATGACGAATCTCGGCCTCATGGACGAGATGCGCGATGCGCTCGCCTCGCTCGGCGTCGACATCGACGTGGTTGCGGCTCTGGAGCCGGATGCCGCGCTCGGCAATGGCGGTCTCGGCCGCCTCGCCGCCTGCTTCATGGAATCCATGGCGACCGTCGACGTGCCTGCATACGGCTATGGCATCCGCTACATGCACGGCCTTTTCCGTCAGCAGATGGCCGACGGCTGGCAGGTCGAGCTGCCGGAGACCTGGCTCGCTCACGGCAACCCCTGGGAATTCGAGCGCCGCGAAAGCTCCTACGAGATCGGCTTCGGCGGCGGCGTCGAAACGGTCAACATCGACGAGGAAGTGCAGCGCTACGTGTGGAAGCCGGCCGAGCGCGTTATCGCCACCGCCTTCGACACGCCGGCCGTCGGATGGCGGGCAACGCGCGTCAACACGCTTCGCCTCTGGGCCGCGCAGCCGATCGACCCCATCCTGCTCGACGCCTTCAATGCCGGCGACCATATCGGGGCTCTGCGCGAAAGCAACAAGGCGGAAAGCCTGACGCGGGTGCTCTATCCGGCCGACGCCACCCCGGCCGGCCAGGAACTGAGGCTCCGGCAGGAATATTTCTTCTCCTCCGCCTCGCTCCAGGACATCCTGCGCCGTCATCTGCAGCAATATCCGGACTTCACGTCGCTGCCGGACGCCGTCGCCATCCAGCTTAACGATACGCATCCGGCGGTCTCCGTCGCCGAGCTGGTGCGGCTCTTGACCGATGTCCACGGGCTCGACTTCGAGCAGGCCTGGGACATTTCTCGGCGGACCTTCTCCTATACGAACCACACGCTGCTGCCCGAAGCACTCGAGAGCTGGCCCGTTCCGCTCTTCGAGCGATTGCTGCCGCGTCACATGCAGATCGTCTACGCCATCAACGCCAAGATCCTGATCGAGGCACGCCGGGAGAGGCACGCGACGGACGAGGCGATCCGCAATATCTCGCTGATCGACGAAACGGGCGACCGGCGCGTGCGCATGGGCAATCTCGCCTTCGTCGGCTCGCACTCGATCAACGGCGTATCGGCTCTCCACACCGAACTGATGAAGGAAACGGTCTTCGCCGACCTTCACGGGCTCTATCCGGACCGCATCAACAACAAGACCAACGGCATCACGCCGCGCCGGTGGCTGATGCAGTGCAATCCGGGTCTTTTCGGCCTGATCCGGGAGGCGATCGGCGACGAGTTCATGGACAATACCGAGGCACTTCAGGCCCTCGACGCCTTTGCCGACAAGGCGGATTTCCAGGAGCACTTTGCAGCCGTCAAGCGCGCCAACAAGGTGCGGCTGGCAAAGCTGGTCCAGGCGAATCTCGGCATCCGGATCGATCCCTCGGCGATGTTCGACATCCAGATCAAGCGAATCCACGAATACAAGCGGCAGCTGCTGAATCTCATCGAAGCGGTGGCG
This window contains:
- a CDS encoding glycogen/starch/alpha-glucan phosphorylase yields the protein MTVLMMTRLSTTELPQPALRSSEPSQLAVEILERLKYRIGKDPKVAKPHDWLTAAILVARDRITDKWMDSTRKTYSTGAKRVYYMSLEFLIGRMMRDAMTNLGLMDEMRDALASLGVDIDVVAALEPDAALGNGGLGRLAACFMESMATVDVPAYGYGIRYMHGLFRQQMADGWQVELPETWLAHGNPWEFERRESSYEIGFGGGVETVNIDEEVQRYVWKPAERVIATAFDTPAVGWRATRVNTLRLWAAQPIDPILLDAFNAGDHIGALRESNKAESLTRVLYPADATPAGQELRLRQEYFFSSASLQDILRRHLQQYPDFTSLPDAVAIQLNDTHPAVSVAELVRLLTDVHGLDFEQAWDISRRTFSYTNHTLLPEALESWPVPLFERLLPRHMQIVYAINAKILIEARRERHATDEAIRNISLIDETGDRRVRMGNLAFVGSHSINGVSALHTELMKETVFADLHGLYPDRINNKTNGITPRRWLMQCNPGLFGLIREAIGDEFMDNTEALQALDAFADKADFQEHFAAVKRANKVRLAKLVQANLGIRIDPSAMFDIQIKRIHEYKRQLLNLIEAVALYDQIRSHPELDWVPRVKLFAGKAAPSYHNAKLIIKLANDIARVINNDPAVRGLLKVVFVPNYNVSLAEVMVPAADLSEQISTAGMEASGTGNMKFALNGALTIGTLDGANVEMRDWVGEENIKIFGMTAEEVGKARAEGHNPRAVIENSRELSQALDAIASGVFSPDDRNRFSGLVDGLYNHDWFMVAADFEAYAKAQREIDQLWTTPSAWYSKAVRNTARMGWFSSDRTIRQYAGEIWRAG